In Spirochaetota bacterium, the genomic stretch CGACGCGAAGCTCCGCGCCCATTTCGGTGTCCGCACCGAGAGCGAACTCCTCGATATCCTCGGCGCCGACTTCTACTATCTCTCCTGCCGCGACATATCACAGAATGAGACCTGTCTGCCGTTCTATAAAAAACCGCTCGCAATGAACGAAACCGAGCGCACGTGCCCCCTCGGAATTCGCTGGCATCGCGGTGCATACGACGCCAAGTTCACCGTCGATGAAGCGGTCGCAGGGCCGCTTGCGAATGCGGAAACCGAAGCGGATATTCTATCGCACGCATGGCCGACCCCGAAAGATTTTGATTTCTCCCCGTTCATTCGCGAATGTAATGAGAACAATGACCGCGTGATCATCGGTGGGCTATGGACCGGCATCATGGGCGATTCATACCGCACCATGGGCTTTGAGAAATTCTTATTATACGCGGCGATGAATCCCGGCATGATAAAGACGCTCATAAACAAACTTACCGATGTCTATCTCTCGATCAATGATGCGATATTCTCACAGCTCAAAGGCAGGATGCATATCTGGTTCTTCGGCAATGATTTCGGTTCGCAGAATGGACTTCTGCTCAGTAAAGATATGTGGTGCGATTTTTTCTTCGAGAACATCAAACGGCTGACGTCGCTTGCGCATTCCTACGGCCTTTCCGTTATGATGCATTCCTGCGGCGCTATTGCCGAGATAATACCGCTCCTTATCGACGCCGGTGTGGATATACTCGACCCGATACAGGTCACGGCCAAGGGTATGGATGCGGCTGCGCTGAAACGTGATTTCGGCGGACGTATGGTGTTCCACGGCGGCATCGACACGCAGGAAATATTGCCGCGCGGATCGGTCGACGATGTGCGCGGGCATGTGATGTCTACGGTGAAGATACTGGGCGCTCTCGGCGGCTACATCTTCGCCCCGTCGCAGATACTGCAGACGGATGTGCCTGTCGGGAACATCGAGGCGATGTATCGGGCAGCGCTACTCTCCCGATGACAGCCGCGTTTTCGCTTTCTCAATGCTGTTCTGTGCACGCTCATAGAGCTCTGCGCCCGGCTTGATCTTTCCCCACAGTTCGATGGCTTTCCGGTAATCCTTGGCCTTCGCATAGGTCACCGCTTCGATGTAAATATCCTCATCACTTTTTGTCGGGGCTGTGCTTTCAGCCGCATCCTTAAGCCGTTCCTGCGCACGGACGATAGCGGCCTGTGCGCGGGAAAAGTATTCTGTTCCGGATTTGATCTGACGCCATGTGTCGATGGCGCCGATCGCATTTCCATCATTGAGGAGCCGTTCTCCCGATTCGTAATATGACCGGGATGCGGTCTGCGATTCCGCGAACGCCAACTTCTCGATCGCCTCCCGGTAGAACGGTGAATTCGGCGGTATCGTCGAGAAGCTGTCCGCCCCTTCGCGGTAGCGTGCCTCCCGGAGATGCGCTACGCCCTGGTCGAATGCCGCGCGCCCGTCGTTCACGGCAGGCGCCGGCGTCGCGTTCCCGAACATGGCCGAAAGCTGCAGTGCATGATGCATGCCGAGGTCGCCGAGCGGAACGAAGGAGTAATCGAAACGGAATTTCATCGCATCGACGGCGATGCGCGCCCCTGCACCGATGGTGAATCCGCGTGCGTCATAGCCGAACATGTACCCGGTGCGGATGAACGCGACATTGAAGATATCGAATTCCGCCCCGAGATCGAATTTCGGCGTATCGTTGAAGAATATCGTCGCATCGAACATCGCCTTTACACCGAATGCTTTGGTTATCCTGCCGCTGTATTTCAACCCCGCAGTGACCGCGCCCGGGAGCGTAATATCGCCCGCGAGGCCTATGCCGAGATTGCGCCCGTACGCGCCGACGGCGAAGGAATGCCGCTCCGCGATATTGGTGAAGGCGATGATGACGCCGGCATCCGCCATGATGCCGGATATCGTAAGGTCATCGAGGCGTTCCATCGCATAGCGCGCGGTAACGCCCGCATCGATAAGGAACGGTAATCTGAGATACGATCCTATCGGCAGTGCGATGGAGCCTGAGAAGACATAATCGCCGGAGGGTAGTATGCGTCCGGTGTCGCCGGAATACATCACATCGCCGATGACCGGTTCGGTGAAGATGAGGCCGTATCCGGATGCGGCAATGGTCATGACCCCGGGGAGCCGCAATACAACAGCACCGCTCCAGAGCGCCATGCCGAGATACGGATTGAACGAGCCGAGGAGGGCAAGGTCGCCGTCAAGCGAGCCGAGCGTAGCAGGGTTGTAGAACACTCCCTCGGCAGATCCAGTGTCGGCAGCCACTGTTTGACCGAGCGCCGTCGCCGCGCCGCCGATGCCGATGTTAAGCACATCGAACGAATCGGTGGCCGCACCGAACACTGCTGTCGCGGCGAGCATTGCGAGCATGGTGTGTCGTATCGTTCTCATGGGCTACGACTCCCTTCGACGTACTATCATTATCCGTATGACCCTCGTTCCGGCGTTCGATTTGATGAGACAGAGATATACGCCGGGCGAGACGAACTTGCCGTTGTCGGCGATGACGTTCCATGCCAGCTGGCCGGACGTATTATCAGCATTCATGACGAGTTTCGCCATGAGCTTGCCGGATACGGTGTATATCGATACGGAACTGTTCGTCGTCAGGTCCTTGAATACGATGTCGCCCGATCCGCGGTAGGGATTATTCTGCGCATAGACGGTGGCGAGGCTGCCCGAAGGCCAGAGATTGGATATCATTATCGGCGTGGAGGGCGATGATACGGTAAGTCCCGCCCCGTTCACCAGGGTGAGATAGATATGGTATTCACCGTTCGTCAGTGTCGATGCATTGGTCGAGTTCCAAGCCGCACTGAACACGCCGCTTCCGATGCTCGCGGCAACGTTCACTGACATGCCGTCGGCGTTCGTGATGGATACGGTAGCAGAAGCGATATCGGACTGTGCGTCGGCGTTCGTACCGAGCACGGTGAACACATTGCTTATCACCTGGTTGGAGGCGATATTGGTGATAGCGCCTGCGGGAGGGGTGTTGTCAAAATAATTCGTTATCGTTTCCACCCAATAGTCCGCTATCGTGGTATTGCTTACCTTGATGCTGAATACATTGGTTATAAGCCCTGCACCGAAGGGGAGCGAGAGATTCGTCCACCAGCTCCCGAGCGTGTTCGTCGTCGTCATCACGATGAACGGCGCATTGTTGGTGCTGAAGTAGAGATCGTTGTTCGTGGTGAAAATGCCGGCGTACATCCATCGATTGGTCGATATCCACGTGTTCGGCGAGGGGTTGGTGATGGAAACAGTGACGGTGTAGTTCGAGTTGATATAGCCCACACCCGATGACGCACTGAACCACGATTCATTGGTGAACGGTGTCGCGTTATCGAGCGCGGTGATATAGTAGTAGTAATCGTTCCCGGACAATGCGGTGATATCGGTCAGTATGGAGACCGTTGTTTCGACAAGCGGGGTGTTGAAATTCGACCAGGCGTCATTGTTCATCGAGCGGTAGATGCGATATGCGGTGGCACCGCCGACGTTGCCCCAGTCGATCACGATCCGGTTGAGCAGCCCGGCGGATGCGGTCACACCGGCAGGAACGGCGGTCGGCGTCTTATCGGTCTGCCAGATGCCGACCGGCGAGAGGAGATACGGGGAAAAGAAATTCGTCGATGCGGGAAAATCGCAGATACGGTTGCTAAGAACACCTGCATTGATGCTCCCCCAGTAATTCGAGCGTATATG encodes the following:
- a CDS encoding uroporphyrinogen decarboxylase family protein; this translates as MNSHERFAAAMEHRAADRVPIDYLAHRTADAKLRAHFGVRTESELLDILGADFYYLSCRDISQNETCLPFYKKPLAMNETERTCPLGIRWHRGAYDAKFTVDEAVAGPLANAETEADILSHAWPTPKDFDFSPFIRECNENNDRVIIGGLWTGIMGDSYRTMGFEKFLLYAAMNPGMIKTLINKLTDVYLSINDAIFSQLKGRMHIWFFGNDFGSQNGLLLSKDMWCDFFFENIKRLTSLAHSYGLSVMMHSCGAIAEIIPLLIDAGVDILDPIQVTAKGMDAAALKRDFGGRMVFHGGIDTQEILPRGSVDDVRGHVMSTVKILGALGGYIFAPSQILQTDVPVGNIEAMYRAALLSR